From Halorussus lipolyticus:
GACGTGTCGTACCTCTGCGGTGCCCCGACCGTGTTGAACCTCCTCATCGACTACTACGAGGAGACCGACCCCGAGACCGAGGGCGACAACGAGGTCCGCATCGCCACCGCGGGGTCGGCCCCGCCCGAGGCCACCATCCGGACGGTCGAAGACGAGTTCGGGTGGTATCTCAAGCACGTCTACGGCGCGACCGAGACCGGCCCGCTCATCACCACCTCCGACGCCCGAAGGCTCCTTCCCGAAGGCGAGGAGCGATTCGCTCTCAAAAAACGACAGGGCATCCCCTACCTCGGGACCGAGGTTGCGGTGGTGGACGAGGACGGCGACGAGGTGCCCCGCGACAACGCCTCACTCGGCGAAATCGTGGTCCGGGGCAATCAGGTCATGGAGGGCTACTGGGAGAAACCGGAGGCCACCGAGGCGGCCTTCTCGGAGCGCAGAGAGGGGTGGTACCACACCGGGGACCTCGCGGTGGTGGACGAACACGGCATGGTCTCGATTCAGGACCGCAAGAAGGACATCATCATCTCGGGCGGCGAGAACATCTCCAGCATCGAAATCGAGGACACCCTGTTCGAACACGACGCGGTGTCGGACGTGGCGGTCATCCCCGCGCCGAGCGAGCGATGGGGCGAGACGCCCAAGGCGTTCGTCGTCCCGGCCTCCGGGGACCCCGAGGACCCCGGCGTGACCGAACAGGAGATTCGGGAGTTCACCGAGGAACACATGGCCTCCTACAAGGCGGTCAAGCGCGTCGAGTTCGTGGAAGACCTGCCCTCGACGGCGACCGGCAAGATTCAGAAGTACGAACTCCGCGAGCGCGAGTGGGAGGACGAAGACCGGATGGTCGGGCAGGGATAACTGTTTTGTGTTTGGGATTTCCTCAGTACCGTCTGGTCGTAGGAGCCACCGGAAGGAAGCCCAATGGAATCGGAGTTAAAAACTAGCTTAGTGTTAAACATAATTATTAAAATATGGGGAATATTATTCTAATGGAGTGATTCTCTGAAGTTTATTTGCTGGGTCTTCGACAATGGCTATATGGTCTACCTCTGTGATATCTGTTATTTCTGTGAAACATATTTCTCCATTGTATGCCCTATTTTTGATATGCGAACACTCAGAGTATTCACTATCGCATATAGAGCATATAGCTGTCCCCGTTTTCATACCGGGACTGGTAAACAGTTGGTCAGGAAAAAGTAGTGTTTCTACCGAATTTAGACGCTTGTGGTAGTTTTTCATTCCAAATTTCTCCCCTAATTTGTCTGCTTGAACTGCTCTCTGCGCATTTAGCTGGGCGCGTACCATGTTTTCCCAAGCCGATTCCCACTGTTCTTCTCTTAAATCATTCCACATTGTTAATTCGTGTTTCCAGCATTCTAAAGTAAGCTCTATGGAGAGAATTCTATTTGCGCATTTACATGGAGCGTCTGAGTTCTTTACTTCCTGTTTATACCTTTTAGCGACAGAAAGCATCTCCTCAATCTGTGAGGTTACGGTATTACGTTTCTCAACGCTTCGAGATAAGTTATTCACATCTAAAACATTCGTAGATAAGTCATCCATCGCTTGTAGTAAGTCAGAAGTTTGGGGTTGCATTGGTATGGGAACTGTATTAATCATCGTTTTTCATTTCTTCTAATTGGTCCAGTACAGAGTCTATCCCCTCTATT
This genomic window contains:
- a CDS encoding long-chain-fatty-acid--CoA ligase, with the protein product MHKPLLVTDFLDRARDHYGDQEAIVATTGERYTYDEFGERADRLSSALADRGIEKGDRVAVLDPNTHYQLIAAYGIMQLGAVHTPLNYRLTPDDYEYILNDAGVDAVIADYEYAEKIEAVRDSVSTEVFISNDTDATEGDWEDFDEVIRSADADDYERPPMDEGEVITINYTSGTTGDPKGVMRTHRTETLHAYLITVHQEIRDDDVYLWTLPMFHVNGWGHIYAITGMGAKHVCARGVNAAEIFDVVVEEDVSYLCGAPTVLNLLIDYYEETDPETEGDNEVRIATAGSAPPEATIRTVEDEFGWYLKHVYGATETGPLITTSDARRLLPEGEERFALKKRQGIPYLGTEVAVVDEDGDEVPRDNASLGEIVVRGNQVMEGYWEKPEATEAAFSERREGWYHTGDLAVVDEHGMVSIQDRKKDIIISGGENISSIEIEDTLFEHDAVSDVAVIPAPSERWGETPKAFVVPASGDPEDPGVTEQEIREFTEEHMASYKAVKRVEFVEDLPSTATGKIQKYELREREWEDEDRMVGQG